A part of Cotesia glomerata isolate CgM1 linkage group LG4, MPM_Cglom_v2.3, whole genome shotgun sequence genomic DNA contains:
- the LOC123262596 gene encoding myb-like protein H isoform X1 — protein sequence MEIVSNTNTEKQESQLFNSIAIVRVPVKHTNLGIRSHAMDMSTMVELTSFSSLGKIQPFLVTISTTAALIVDLHCHLTDKEVCGYLGGHWDINAHNLAITSAFPCRYAGKDKTAAGMVEAEIARAMEWQRVTLVGWYHSHPRSHASPSLRDVDYQLDYQIKMKGPSDNGYTPCVGLICSPYNADGNCYESNFNIFWSMPPPENRPHEYPRPMLLSYTISQESFLSQDALDEIKKCIEYYRSEGGINFKSNFNSTTTYLERLRNSLASKLPGRSRGNDTGYWEVIKKMILPDSSIETRSDAFITVQFPPLGMNESLTQTASGLSNNNVFLTPVAFKSDNNIMTPLPKFESQPSTSSRNCKKEVIDESLKDSRLYTKIDKPEIPPTFKSGELTVSVKTVNKLDVEPPTSIDFSKLTGPLSIEVLNKMRSSFTSDFPLPDFSQQMTPLPDLSKLANFSSADLAKLSAFPLNEITKVSPSMYNRNITNLFNSNNKGSSTNPSKDVIDRKNDYTPGENIPLTCFNLDPSRIDNLVDRKKTLESTNDNMKSKRPTNFSVADELSISSVRPDFGAMLDMSMIHGKNNQASTLNDSGESLNLSKDRS from the exons ATGGAGATAGTGAGTAATACAAACACCGAAAAACAAGAATCTCAACTATTTAATTCTATTGCGATTGTAAGAGTTCCTGTGAAACACACAAATTTAGGCATCAGGAGTCATGCaat ggACATGAGTACCATGGTTGAACTAACATCATTTAGTTCTCTTGGTAAAATTCAACCGTTTTTAGTAACGATTTCTACTACGGCGGCTTTAATAGTAGATTTACATTGTCATCTCACAGACAAGGAGGTTTGTGGATATCTCGGTGGGCATTGGGATATAAATGCTCATA ATTTGGCTATTACGAGTGCATTTCCTTGTCGATATGCTGGTAAAGATAAAACAGCGGCTGGAATGGTTGAAGCTGAAATCGCAAGAGCTATGGAATGGCAGCGAGTAACTTTAGTAGGATGGTATCATTCGCACCCACGATCTCACGCATCACCATCATTAAGAGATGTTGATTATCAACTtgattatcaaataaaaatgaaaggtCCTAGTGATAATGGATATACTCCGTGTGTAGGCTTGATTTGTT caCCTTATAATGCTGATGGTAACTGTTATGAATCTAATTTCAACATCTTTTGGTCGATGCCACCACCTGAAAATCGGCCTCACGAGTATCCTCGCCCAATGTTGCTCAGTTATACAATATCACAAGAATCATTTTTATCTCAAGATGCActtgatgaaattaaaaaatgtatcgaGTATTATAGAAGTGAAGGAGGTATTAATTTCAAGTCAAATTTCAACAGTACCACAACTTATTTAGAAAGGTTACGAAATTCTTTAGCATCAAAATTACCCGGTCGTAGTCGAGGTAATGATACTGGATATTgggaagtaattaaaaaaatgattcttcCGGATTCATCAATAGAAACTAGATCAGATGCTTTTATTACTGTCCAGTTTCCACCTCTCGGGATGAATGAGTCTTTAACTCAGACTGCATCTGgattaagtaataataatgttttccTTACCCCCGTAGCTTTCAAGTCAGATAACAACATTATGACTCCTTTACCCAAGTTTGAATCTCAACCATCGACATCTTCTCGTAATTGTAAAAAAGAAGTTATCGATGAATCATTAAAAGATAGTCGGTTATATACTAAAATAGACAAACCCGAAATTCCACCAACTTTTAAATCAGGCGAGCTTACAGTTTCAGTAAAAACTGTTAACAAACTGGATGTTGAACCACCGACATCTATAGACTTTTCCAAACTGACGGGTCCCCTCTCTATAGAAGTATTAAATAAGATGCGGTCAAGTTTTACATCAGATTTTCCTCTTCCTGATTTTTCACAACAAATGACACCGTTGCcagatttaagtaaattagcCAATTTTTCTTCTGCTGATCTTGCTAAACTATCAGCATTTCCTTTAAACGAAATAACTAAAGTTTCACCAAGTATGTACAATCgaaatattacaaatttatttaattctaataaTAAAGGTAGTTCTACTAATCCATCAAAAGATGTAATCGATCGGAAAAATGACTATACACCAGGTGAAAACATTCCACTTACTTGTTTCAACCTAGATCCATCTAGAATTGATAATTTAGTAGatcgaaaaaaaactttagagTCTACAAATGATAACATGAAATCAAAACGGCCCACTAATTTTTCTGTTGCTGATGAGCTCTCAATATCAAGTGTTCGACCAGACTTTGGAGCGATGTTAGATATGTCAATGatacatggaaaaaataatcaagctTCAACATTGAATGACTCAGGTGAATCCTTGAATCTTTCGAAAGATCgttcataa
- the LOC123262596 gene encoding myb-like protein H isoform X2 — protein MVEAEIARAMEWQRVTLVGWYHSHPRSHASPSLRDVDYQLDYQIKMKGPSDNGYTPCVGLICSPYNADGNCYESNFNIFWSMPPPENRPHEYPRPMLLSYTISQESFLSQDALDEIKKCIEYYRSEGGINFKSNFNSTTTYLERLRNSLASKLPGRSRGNDTGYWEVIKKMILPDSSIETRSDAFITVQFPPLGMNESLTQTASGLSNNNVFLTPVAFKSDNNIMTPLPKFESQPSTSSRNCKKEVIDESLKDSRLYTKIDKPEIPPTFKSGELTVSVKTVNKLDVEPPTSIDFSKLTGPLSIEVLNKMRSSFTSDFPLPDFSQQMTPLPDLSKLANFSSADLAKLSAFPLNEITKVSPSMYNRNITNLFNSNNKGSSTNPSKDVIDRKNDYTPGENIPLTCFNLDPSRIDNLVDRKKTLESTNDNMKSKRPTNFSVADELSISSVRPDFGAMLDMSMIHGKNNQASTLNDSGESLNLSKDRS, from the exons ATGGTTGAAGCTGAAATCGCAAGAGCTATGGAATGGCAGCGAGTAACTTTAGTAGGATGGTATCATTCGCACCCACGATCTCACGCATCACCATCATTAAGAGATGTTGATTATCAACTtgattatcaaataaaaatgaaaggtCCTAGTGATAATGGATATACTCCGTGTGTAGGCTTGATTTGTT caCCTTATAATGCTGATGGTAACTGTTATGAATCTAATTTCAACATCTTTTGGTCGATGCCACCACCTGAAAATCGGCCTCACGAGTATCCTCGCCCAATGTTGCTCAGTTATACAATATCACAAGAATCATTTTTATCTCAAGATGCActtgatgaaattaaaaaatgtatcgaGTATTATAGAAGTGAAGGAGGTATTAATTTCAAGTCAAATTTCAACAGTACCACAACTTATTTAGAAAGGTTACGAAATTCTTTAGCATCAAAATTACCCGGTCGTAGTCGAGGTAATGATACTGGATATTgggaagtaattaaaaaaatgattcttcCGGATTCATCAATAGAAACTAGATCAGATGCTTTTATTACTGTCCAGTTTCCACCTCTCGGGATGAATGAGTCTTTAACTCAGACTGCATCTGgattaagtaataataatgttttccTTACCCCCGTAGCTTTCAAGTCAGATAACAACATTATGACTCCTTTACCCAAGTTTGAATCTCAACCATCGACATCTTCTCGTAATTGTAAAAAAGAAGTTATCGATGAATCATTAAAAGATAGTCGGTTATATACTAAAATAGACAAACCCGAAATTCCACCAACTTTTAAATCAGGCGAGCTTACAGTTTCAGTAAAAACTGTTAACAAACTGGATGTTGAACCACCGACATCTATAGACTTTTCCAAACTGACGGGTCCCCTCTCTATAGAAGTATTAAATAAGATGCGGTCAAGTTTTACATCAGATTTTCCTCTTCCTGATTTTTCACAACAAATGACACCGTTGCcagatttaagtaaattagcCAATTTTTCTTCTGCTGATCTTGCTAAACTATCAGCATTTCCTTTAAACGAAATAACTAAAGTTTCACCAAGTATGTACAATCgaaatattacaaatttatttaattctaataaTAAAGGTAGTTCTACTAATCCATCAAAAGATGTAATCGATCGGAAAAATGACTATACACCAGGTGAAAACATTCCACTTACTTGTTTCAACCTAGATCCATCTAGAATTGATAATTTAGTAGatcgaaaaaaaactttagagTCTACAAATGATAACATGAAATCAAAACGGCCCACTAATTTTTCTGTTGCTGATGAGCTCTCAATATCAAGTGTTCGACCAGACTTTGGAGCGATGTTAGATATGTCAATGatacatggaaaaaataatcaagctTCAACATTGAATGACTCAGGTGAATCCTTGAATCTTTCGAAAGATCgttcataa
- the LOC123263324 gene encoding E3 SUMO-protein ligase ZBED1-like: protein MVAAMRGSSTADINIGQSVRCVCHSLQLVVEKAFNEEHFQIHLQKVSAIVGHFKHSYKATKALKDAQKLHNLPDHSLISYCVTRWNSAYNMIERLLEQKQAVESVLLNLEFTTTAMCKKLLLRNSEWNYLKDLVRILKPFEVATKMMSSQTESTSGMVRPLIHSIIDKFLMIDDSDDPPKIQSLKEVFREELEARFLGEDYDSVPTLACFLDPRYKNMADETQEFRKSVEEKILKIIAKENVEETPAAIAKNKREKDLDYLFDGEALSQSFERMASFESDNPNNLDNVNEREINSFKMEPNIPCGDNPLHWWHSKRHEFPKLARLARRYLGVPASSTPSERAFSTAGNIISSKRNCLLPENANLLIFLYQNRSITENKFNN from the exons ATGGTGGCTGCAATGCGGGGAAGCTCTACTGCTGACATCAACATCGGTCAAAGTGTTCGTTGCGTTTGTCATTCGTTGCAGCTTGTTGTAGAAAAAGCTTTTAATGAAGAACATTTTCAAATACATCTTCAAAAAGTTTCTGCAATCGTTGGTCACTTTAAACATTCATATAAAGCAACAAAAGCTCTTAAAGATGCCCAGAAATTACATAATTTACCTGACCATTCTTTGATTAGCTACTGTGTAACTCGTTGGAATTCCGCTTACAATATGATTGAACGGCTATTGGAACAAAAACAAGCAGTTGAAAGTGTGTTACTGAATCTTGAGTTTACAACTACAGCaatgtgtaaaaaattgcttttacGTAATTCAGaatggaattatttaaaagatttgGTCCGAATTTTGAAACCATTTGAAGTAGCGACGAAAATGATGTCCAGTCAAACGGAATCAACTAGTGGAATGGTACGGCCACTTATTCATTCAATAATAGATAAGTTCTTGATGATTGATGATTCAGATGACCCTCCGAAAATTCAATCACTTAAAGAAGTCTTTCGCGAAGAACTAGAAGCTCGGTTTTTGGGAGAAGATTATGATTCCGTACCTACATTAGCTTGTTTTTTGGATCCTAG ATATAAAAATATGGCCGATGAAACTCAAGAATTCCGAAAGTCGgtcgaagaaaaaattttaaaaattatagccAAAGAAAATGTTGAAGAAACACCAGCAGCTATCGCTAAAAATAAGAGAGAGAAAGATTTGGATTATCTCTTTGATGGTGAAGCTTTATCTCAAAGTTTTGAGAGAATGGCAAGTTTTGAAAGTGATAATCCAAATAATCTGGATAATGTAAACGAAAGAGAAATAAATAGCTTCAAAATGGAGCCAAATATTCCGTGTGGTGACAACCCTCTTCATTGGTGGCACTCAAAACGCCATGAGTTTCCTAAACTGGCTAGGCTGGCGAGAAGATACTTAGGTGTCCCAGCATCAAGTACACCCTCTGAAAGGGCTTTTTCCACAGCTGGAAATATTATTAGCTCAAAACGCAACTGTTTACTACCCGAAAATgctaatttattgatttttctcTATCAAAATAGAAGTATTACAGAAaacaaattcaataattaa